One segment of Acidimicrobiales bacterium DNA contains the following:
- a CDS encoding FAD-dependent oxidoreductase: protein MSDFPTRANVVVIGAGIVGNCLVGHLARLGWTDLVLLEKGPLPNPGGSTGHASNFIFPVDHNKEMALLGEQSANQYRDMQMSVDSGGIEVARTQARMDELTRRMTSAKAWGIEAHMLTPSQVKELVPFINEDVILGGFHCPTVSVVDSLETGTTMRREAIEKAGCQVFANTEVLDIETAEGAGGITTVAAVVTDKGTIEADYVVVACGVWSNRIANMAGATIPLVPAVHQMADVGPMDILAETNNEIGYPVVRDMDTFCYERQSSGSMEVGSYGHRAILHHPDEIPSNAEAALSPTEMPFTPDDFDDQMETAIELMDMLGDAEIKYAINGLLSLTPDTMPCLGETTEVRNLWSAAAVWVKEGPGMAQVVAEWMTHGYPRVIDVHGADVARFYDQERSDEHIWSRADEHFIKTYGIVHPAEQWEGRRNLEVGPYFSRQQDLDATFFQARTWERPQWYGANADLVERYGLAEREVEWDNRWWSPITTGEHLNMREHCGVVDLSSFQIYELDGPGAIEYAERLAVNKVDVAVGRSIYTPWLTPDGGFHSDLTMMRLGEDRMRIVTGVFDGGRDEFWTRRHMPTDGSVTFTNITRQLTTLGLWGPNAPAVLFQLTGQDLSQDGSPYGSIIDAEVAGLPVQLFRISYVGDTGWEIYTAWENGPALWDALMEAGADLGIRPTGGGVYGSSGRLEKGYRLMGAELESEYNPLEAGLARPKLKAADFIGRDAYHAAREAGDPEVSMCTLTVEDQTDGQGRSRHMMGGNEPILDADGGRIVDSHGRVSRATSAGYGPSVGKHLLMSYLPRELAVAGTDLQVMYMNELYPVKVASTGAVFDPDDTRLKG from the coding sequence ATGAGTGATTTCCCGACTCGCGCCAATGTCGTCGTGATCGGTGCCGGCATTGTCGGTAACTGTCTCGTCGGCCATCTGGCCCGCCTCGGCTGGACCGACCTGGTCCTGCTGGAAAAGGGCCCGTTGCCCAATCCTGGAGGTTCGACTGGCCACGCGTCGAACTTCATCTTCCCGGTCGACCACAACAAGGAGATGGCCCTGCTCGGCGAGCAGAGCGCCAACCAGTACCGGGACATGCAGATGTCGGTCGACTCCGGCGGCATAGAGGTGGCCCGCACTCAGGCTCGCATGGACGAGCTCACCCGCCGCATGACCTCGGCCAAGGCGTGGGGCATCGAGGCCCACATGCTGACCCCCTCCCAGGTCAAGGAACTCGTCCCGTTCATCAACGAGGACGTCATCCTCGGTGGGTTCCACTGTCCGACGGTGTCGGTCGTGGACTCGCTCGAGACGGGTACCACCATGCGCCGTGAGGCCATCGAGAAGGCCGGCTGCCAGGTGTTCGCGAATACCGAGGTGCTCGACATCGAGACCGCCGAAGGCGCCGGCGGGATCACCACCGTTGCGGCCGTGGTGACCGACAAGGGCACCATCGAGGCCGACTACGTGGTCGTGGCTTGTGGCGTGTGGTCCAACCGCATCGCCAACATGGCTGGCGCCACCATCCCGCTGGTCCCTGCCGTCCACCAGATGGCCGACGTGGGCCCCATGGACATCCTCGCCGAGACCAACAACGAGATCGGCTACCCGGTCGTCCGGGACATGGACACCTTCTGCTATGAGCGGCAGTCGTCGGGTTCCATGGAGGTCGGCTCTTACGGCCACCGGGCGATCCTCCACCACCCGGATGAGATTCCGTCCAACGCCGAGGCAGCGCTGTCGCCGACGGAGATGCCGTTCACGCCGGACGACTTCGACGACCAGATGGAGACGGCCATCGAGCTAATGGACATGCTGGGCGACGCCGAGATCAAGTACGCCATCAACGGTCTACTCTCGCTGACACCGGACACCATGCCCTGCCTAGGTGAGACCACCGAGGTGCGCAACCTCTGGTCAGCCGCCGCCGTGTGGGTCAAGGAGGGTCCGGGCATGGCCCAGGTCGTCGCCGAGTGGATGACCCATGGCTACCCCCGAGTGATCGACGTCCACGGTGCCGACGTCGCCCGCTTCTACGACCAGGAGCGCTCCGACGAGCACATCTGGTCCCGGGCCGACGAGCACTTCATCAAGACCTACGGGATCGTCCACCCGGCCGAGCAGTGGGAGGGGCGCCGAAACCTCGAGGTCGGCCCGTACTTCTCGCGCCAGCAGGACCTCGACGCCACCTTCTTCCAGGCCCGGACCTGGGAGCGTCCGCAGTGGTACGGCGCCAACGCCGACCTCGTCGAGCGCTACGGCTTGGCTGAGCGCGAGGTCGAGTGGGACAACCGATGGTGGAGCCCCATCACCACCGGAGAGCACCTCAACATGCGTGAGCACTGTGGTGTGGTCGACCTGAGCTCGTTCCAGATCTACGAACTCGACGGCCCCGGAGCCATTGAGTATGCCGAGCGTCTGGCCGTCAACAAGGTCGACGTGGCCGTGGGTCGGTCGATCTACACCCCGTGGCTGACCCCCGATGGTGGTTTCCACTCCGACCTCACGATGATGCGTCTTGGTGAGGACCGGATGCGGATCGTGACCGGCGTGTTCGACGGTGGCCGCGACGAGTTCTGGACCCGTCGCCACATGCCGACCGACGGCTCGGTGACGTTCACCAACATCACCCGGCAGCTCACCACGCTCGGCCTGTGGGGCCCCAACGCTCCGGCCGTGCTGTTTCAGTTGACCGGTCAGGACCTCAGTCAGGACGGCTCCCCCTACGGCTCGATCATTGATGCCGAGGTGGCCGGCCTACCCGTCCAGCTATTCCGCATCTCCTACGTCGGTGACACCGGCTGGGAGATTTACACGGCGTGGGAGAACGGCCCCGCCCTTTGGGACGCGCTCATGGAGGCCGGCGCCGACCTGGGCATCCGCCCGACCGGTGGTGGCGTGTACGGCTCGTCAGGTCGCCTCGAAAAGGGCTACCGCCTGATGGGTGCCGAACTGGAGAGCGAATACAACCCGCTGGAAGCCGGTCTGGCCCGACCGAAGCTCAAGGCCGCCGACTTCATCGGACGTGACGCCTACCACGCAGCCCGCGAGGCTGGTGATCCCGAGGTGTCGATGTGCACCCTGACCGTCGAGGACCAGACCGACGGCCAGGGCCGGTCGCGACACATGATGGGCGGCAACGAGCCCATCCTGGATGCCGACGGCGGCCGCATCGTCGACAGCCACGGCCGAGTCAGC